In Halorussus caseinilyticus, the genomic stretch CGGATAGCGGCGCGTATCGCATTCACAACCAACCCGTTCGCTGGAGGTGCCGGACGGTGACGGACTCGCTCCCGTCGTTGGTAGACCTGCACGGGTTCCAACGGGACGTACTGTTCGCCGTTCGCGCGCTGGAACGGGACGGCGACCCGCCGAGGGGCCTTCGGGTGAAACGCCGGTTGGAAGCGACGTATTACGAGGAAGTGCATCACGGCCGTCTGTACCAGAACCTCGACACACTCGCCGAACAGAACTTGATAGCGAAGGGCGCGAAGGACGGCCGCGCCAACGAGTACGCGACGACCGAGGCGGCGCGCACTATCCTCGACGCGCACGTTCGGGCGCGCGCCGAACAAGCGGGCGTCGAACTCGCCACCGACGCGAACGCCTTCCCGAGCGAGAACGGGACCGGGACCGAGACGCGAAGCCGTGGTGAACAGACGGAACTGGGCGATACGCCAGCAACAGGGGGCGAAGCGTAGTGACCGCCCGCGACGAGTTCGGCCCGG encodes the following:
- a CDS encoding helix-turn-helix transcriptional regulator codes for the protein MTDSLPSLVDLHGFQRDVLFAVRALERDGDPPRGLRVKRRLEATYYEEVHHGRLYQNLDTLAEQNLIAKGAKDGRANEYATTEAARTILDAHVRARAEQAGVELATDANAFPSENGTGTETRSRGEQTELGDTPATGGEA